The Papaver somniferum cultivar HN1 chromosome 3, ASM357369v1, whole genome shotgun sequence genome includes a region encoding these proteins:
- the LOC113356692 gene encoding pentatricopeptide repeat-containing protein At3g24000, mitochondrial-like isoform X4, with translation MLKKCTDLGKLREGRMIHEHFLKSKFKSDVFTLNTIINMYTKCGSLNDAKKMFDEMPCKDMVTWTALISGYSQNERPEEALALFPQMIELGLKPNQFTFGSLLKASGSATTDTPGRQVHAFVVNCGYSSDVYVASSLVDMYARFDRIKEAQIVFDGMVSKNEVSWNALIAFHARKGEGKDALKLFWRMQREGFKPTHFTYASVFKACASTESLEQGKWIHAHMLKSGGKLIAFVGNTILDMYAKAGSIEDASKIFDRLESRDVVSWNSMLTGLAQHGKAREAVERFEEMLKIGVLPNYITFLCVLTACSHGGLVNEGLYYLELMKKYNVEPHVDHYVTKVDLLGRAGLLNQALDFIKDMPIEPTSAIWGALLGACRMHKNTELGIFAGERCIELDHTDSGPHIILSNIYASIGRLSDVARVRKRMREIGLEKEPGNSWVKIGNADHVFVANDDAHPLNEEIRKMWAKVSEKIKQDGYVPDTSHVLAFTDQQEREARLQVHSEKLALAFALLSTPPGTRILILKNIRVCGDCHSAIKFVSKVMQRDIIVRDTKRYHHFSGGSCSCKDYW, from the coding sequence ATGCTTAAGAAATGCACCGATTTGGGAAAACTAAGAGAAGGCAGAATGATTCATGAGCATTTTCTCAAATCAAAATTCAAATCTGATGTTTTCACCCTTAATACCATCATTAATATGTATACAAAATGTGGTAGTTTGAATGATGCCAAGAAAATGTTTGATGAGATGCCTTGCAAAGATATGGTTACTTGGACTGCTCTAATTTCAGGATATTCTCAAAATGAGCGACCTGAAGAAGCTCTTGCATTGTTTCCTCAGATGATTGAGCTTGGATTGAAACCAAATCAGTTTACCTTCGGCAGCCTTCTGAAGGCTTCTGGATCAGCAACTACTGATACACCTGGTAGGCAGGTACATGCTTTTGTAGTAAATTGTGGTTACAGTTCAGATGTTTATGTGGCTAGTTCCCTTGTGGATATGTATGCTAGGTTTGATAGAATAAAAGAAGCTCAAATAGTGTTTGATGGAATGGTAAGTAAAAATGAAGTCTCTTGGAATGCATTAATTGCTTTTCATGCCAGAAAGGGTGAGGGAAAGGATGCTCTTAAGCTGTTTTGGAGGATGCAAAGAGAAGGTTTTAAACCTACCCATTTCACGTATGCAAGTGTGTTTAAGGCTTGTGCTAGTACTGAATCTTTAGAACAAGGAAAATGGATTCATGCTCATATGCTTAAGTCGGGAGGAAAGCTTATTGCTTTTGTTGGCAACACTATTCTTGACATGTACGCGAAGGCGGGTAGCATTGAGGACGCAAGCAAAATCTTCGATAGGTTGGAGAGCAGAGATGTTGTGTCATGGAATTCTATGCTTACCGGGCTTGCTCAACATGGGAAAGCGAGGGAAGCTGTTGAACGATTTGAAGAAATGCTTAAGATTGGAGTTCTGCCAAATTATATAACTTTCCTTTGTGTTCTTACGGCTTGCAGTCATGGCGGATTAGTGAATGAAGGGCTGTATTATCTTGAATTGATGAAGAAGTACAACGTGGAACCACATGTTGATCATTATGTAACAAAAGTTGATCTTCTTGGTAGAGCAGGGCTTCTTAATCAAGccttagattttataaaagatatGCCAATTGAACCCACATCCGCTATTTGGGGAGCTCTGTTGGGTGCCTGTAGAATGCATAAGAATACTGAATTGGGGATTTTTGCTGGTGAACGTTGTATTGAGCTCGATCATACTGATTCAGGTCCTCACATTATTCTTTCGAATATTTATGCATCTATTGGTAGATTAAGTGATGTTGCAAGAGTCAGAAAAAGGATGAGAGAGATTGGGCTTGAGAAAGAACCTGGTAATAGTTGGGTGAAGATAGGGAATGCAGATCATGTGTTTGTAGCTAATGATGATGCTCACCCACTGAATGAGGAAATCCGTAAAATGTGGGCTAAGGTGAGTGAGAAGATTAAGCAGGATGGGTATGTTCCAGATACGAGCCATGTTCTAGCATTTACTGATCAACAGGAGAGGGAAGCTAGGCTGCAGGTTCACAGCGAGAAGTTAGCTTTAGCGTTTGCTCTTCTTAGTACACCTCCTGGTACAAGAATTCTGATACTAAAGAACATCAGAGTATGTGGAGATTGTCATTCTGCTATCAAGTTTGTGTCAAAAGTAATGCAGAGGGATATCATAGTGCGAGACACCAAAAGGTACCATCATTTCAGTGGTGGTAGTTGTTCATGTAAAGACTACTGGTAG
- the LOC113356692 gene encoding pentatricopeptide repeat-containing protein At3g24000, mitochondrial-like isoform X1 has product MFIRALHYVRSASSSSRLFSFEALVQEIKHGELAIDSGIYQEHLHRRGLSSPCTIASISTSSNKGLSTSAFEAFFEDNEEGDASCIIQEKDYLRKSHNSKEGLYVLDLIDQGSIVPDHTLYNKMLKKCTDLGKLREGRMIHEHFLKSKFKSDVFTLNTIINMYTKCGSLNDAKKMFDEMPCKDMVTWTALISGYSQNERPEEALALFPQMIELGLKPNQFTFGSLLKASGSATTDTPGRQVHAFVVNCGYSSDVYVASSLVDMYARFDRIKEAQIVFDGMVSKNEVSWNALIAFHARKGEGKDALKLFWRMQREGFKPTHFTYASVFKACASTESLEQGKWIHAHMLKSGGKLIAFVGNTILDMYAKAGSIEDASKIFDRLESRDVVSWNSMLTGLAQHGKAREAVERFEEMLKIGVLPNYITFLCVLTACSHGGLVNEGLYYLELMKKYNVEPHVDHYVTKVDLLGRAGLLNQALDFIKDMPIEPTSAIWGALLGACRMHKNTELGIFAGERCIELDHTDSGPHIILSNIYASIGRLSDVARVRKRMREIGLEKEPGNSWVKIGNADHVFVANDDAHPLNEEIRKMWAKVSEKIKQDGYVPDTSHVLAFTDQQEREARLQVHSEKLALAFALLSTPPGTRILILKNIRVCGDCHSAIKFVSKVMQRDIIVRDTKRYHHFSGGSCSCKDYW; this is encoded by the exons ATGTTTATTAGGGCGTTACATTATGTCCGGtcagcttcttcttcatcgaGATTATTCTCATTCGAGGCGTTGGTTCAGGAGATTAAACATGGTGAGCTTGCAATTGATTCTGGTATTTATCAAGAACATCTCCATAGAAGG GGACTTTCTTCTCCGTGCACCATTGCATCCATATCCACGTCATCTAATAAAGGCCTAAGTACCTCTGCATTTGAAGCTTTCTTCGAAGACAATGAAGAGGGTGATGCATCTTGTATCATTCAAGAAAAAGACTACCTTCGCAAAAGCCACAACTCAAAAGAAGGTCTTTACGTTCTTGATCtcatcgaccaaggttccattgTACCTGATCATACACTCTATAATAAAATGCTTAAGAAATGCACCGATTTGGGAAAACTAAGAGAAGGCAGAATGATTCATGAGCATTTTCTCAAATCAAAATTCAAATCTGATGTTTTCACCCTTAATACCATCATTAATATGTATACAAAATGTGGTAGTTTGAATGATGCCAAGAAAATGTTTGATGAGATGCCTTGCAAAGATATGGTTACTTGGACTGCTCTAATTTCAGGATATTCTCAAAATGAGCGACCTGAAGAAGCTCTTGCATTGTTTCCTCAGATGATTGAGCTTGGATTGAAACCAAATCAGTTTACCTTCGGCAGCCTTCTGAAGGCTTCTGGATCAGCAACTACTGATACACCTGGTAGGCAGGTACATGCTTTTGTAGTAAATTGTGGTTACAGTTCAGATGTTTATGTGGCTAGTTCCCTTGTGGATATGTATGCTAGGTTTGATAGAATAAAAGAAGCTCAAATAGTGTTTGATGGAATGGTAAGTAAAAATGAAGTCTCTTGGAATGCATTAATTGCTTTTCATGCCAGAAAGGGTGAGGGAAAGGATGCTCTTAAGCTGTTTTGGAGGATGCAAAGAGAAGGTTTTAAACCTACCCATTTCACGTATGCAAGTGTGTTTAAGGCTTGTGCTAGTACTGAATCTTTAGAACAAGGAAAATGGATTCATGCTCATATGCTTAAGTCGGGAGGAAAGCTTATTGCTTTTGTTGGCAACACTATTCTTGACATGTACGCGAAGGCGGGTAGCATTGAGGACGCAAGCAAAATCTTCGATAGGTTGGAGAGCAGAGATGTTGTGTCATGGAATTCTATGCTTACCGGGCTTGCTCAACATGGGAAAGCGAGGGAAGCTGTTGAACGATTTGAAGAAATGCTTAAGATTGGAGTTCTGCCAAATTATATAACTTTCCTTTGTGTTCTTACGGCTTGCAGTCATGGCGGATTAGTGAATGAAGGGCTGTATTATCTTGAATTGATGAAGAAGTACAACGTGGAACCACATGTTGATCATTATGTAACAAAAGTTGATCTTCTTGGTAGAGCAGGGCTTCTTAATCAAGccttagattttataaaagatatGCCAATTGAACCCACATCCGCTATTTGGGGAGCTCTGTTGGGTGCCTGTAGAATGCATAAGAATACTGAATTGGGGATTTTTGCTGGTGAACGTTGTATTGAGCTCGATCATACTGATTCAGGTCCTCACATTATTCTTTCGAATATTTATGCATCTATTGGTAGATTAAGTGATGTTGCAAGAGTCAGAAAAAGGATGAGAGAGATTGGGCTTGAGAAAGAACCTGGTAATAGTTGGGTGAAGATAGGGAATGCAGATCATGTGTTTGTAGCTAATGATGATGCTCACCCACTGAATGAGGAAATCCGTAAAATGTGGGCTAAGGTGAGTGAGAAGATTAAGCAGGATGGGTATGTTCCAGATACGAGCCATGTTCTAGCATTTACTGATCAACAGGAGAGGGAAGCTAGGCTGCAGGTTCACAGCGAGAAGTTAGCTTTAGCGTTTGCTCTTCTTAGTACACCTCCTGGTACAAGAATTCTGATACTAAAGAACATCAGAGTATGTGGAGATTGTCATTCTGCTATCAAGTTTGTGTCAAAAGTAATGCAGAGGGATATCATAGTGCGAGACACCAAAAGGTACCATCATTTCAGTGGTGGTAGTTGTTCATGTAAAGACTACTGGTAG
- the LOC113356692 gene encoding pentatricopeptide repeat-containing protein At3g24000, mitochondrial-like isoform X2 has translation MSGQLLLHRDYSHSRRWFRRLNMVSLQLILVFIKNISIEGIFQGLSSPCTIASISTSSNKGLSTSAFEAFFEDNEEGDASCIIQEKDYLRKSHNSKEGLYVLDLIDQGSIVPDHTLYNKMLKKCTDLGKLREGRMIHEHFLKSKFKSDVFTLNTIINMYTKCGSLNDAKKMFDEMPCKDMVTWTALISGYSQNERPEEALALFPQMIELGLKPNQFTFGSLLKASGSATTDTPGRQVHAFVVNCGYSSDVYVASSLVDMYARFDRIKEAQIVFDGMVSKNEVSWNALIAFHARKGEGKDALKLFWRMQREGFKPTHFTYASVFKACASTESLEQGKWIHAHMLKSGGKLIAFVGNTILDMYAKAGSIEDASKIFDRLESRDVVSWNSMLTGLAQHGKAREAVERFEEMLKIGVLPNYITFLCVLTACSHGGLVNEGLYYLELMKKYNVEPHVDHYVTKVDLLGRAGLLNQALDFIKDMPIEPTSAIWGALLGACRMHKNTELGIFAGERCIELDHTDSGPHIILSNIYASIGRLSDVARVRKRMREIGLEKEPGNSWVKIGNADHVFVANDDAHPLNEEIRKMWAKVSEKIKQDGYVPDTSHVLAFTDQQEREARLQVHSEKLALAFALLSTPPGTRILILKNIRVCGDCHSAIKFVSKVMQRDIIVRDTKRYHHFSGGSCSCKDYW, from the exons ATGTCCGGtcagcttcttcttcatcgaGATTATTCTCATTCGAGGCGTTGGTTCAGGAGATTAAACATGGTGAGCTTGCAATTGATTCTGGTATTTATCAAGAACATCTCCATAGAAGG TATTTTCCAGGGACTTTCTTCTCCGTGCACCATTGCATCCATATCCACGTCATCTAATAAAGGCCTAAGTACCTCTGCATTTGAAGCTTTCTTCGAAGACAATGAAGAGGGTGATGCATCTTGTATCATTCAAGAAAAAGACTACCTTCGCAAAAGCCACAACTCAAAAGAAGGTCTTTACGTTCTTGATCtcatcgaccaaggttccattgTACCTGATCATACACTCTATAATAAAATGCTTAAGAAATGCACCGATTTGGGAAAACTAAGAGAAGGCAGAATGATTCATGAGCATTTTCTCAAATCAAAATTCAAATCTGATGTTTTCACCCTTAATACCATCATTAATATGTATACAAAATGTGGTAGTTTGAATGATGCCAAGAAAATGTTTGATGAGATGCCTTGCAAAGATATGGTTACTTGGACTGCTCTAATTTCAGGATATTCTCAAAATGAGCGACCTGAAGAAGCTCTTGCATTGTTTCCTCAGATGATTGAGCTTGGATTGAAACCAAATCAGTTTACCTTCGGCAGCCTTCTGAAGGCTTCTGGATCAGCAACTACTGATACACCTGGTAGGCAGGTACATGCTTTTGTAGTAAATTGTGGTTACAGTTCAGATGTTTATGTGGCTAGTTCCCTTGTGGATATGTATGCTAGGTTTGATAGAATAAAAGAAGCTCAAATAGTGTTTGATGGAATGGTAAGTAAAAATGAAGTCTCTTGGAATGCATTAATTGCTTTTCATGCCAGAAAGGGTGAGGGAAAGGATGCTCTTAAGCTGTTTTGGAGGATGCAAAGAGAAGGTTTTAAACCTACCCATTTCACGTATGCAAGTGTGTTTAAGGCTTGTGCTAGTACTGAATCTTTAGAACAAGGAAAATGGATTCATGCTCATATGCTTAAGTCGGGAGGAAAGCTTATTGCTTTTGTTGGCAACACTATTCTTGACATGTACGCGAAGGCGGGTAGCATTGAGGACGCAAGCAAAATCTTCGATAGGTTGGAGAGCAGAGATGTTGTGTCATGGAATTCTATGCTTACCGGGCTTGCTCAACATGGGAAAGCGAGGGAAGCTGTTGAACGATTTGAAGAAATGCTTAAGATTGGAGTTCTGCCAAATTATATAACTTTCCTTTGTGTTCTTACGGCTTGCAGTCATGGCGGATTAGTGAATGAAGGGCTGTATTATCTTGAATTGATGAAGAAGTACAACGTGGAACCACATGTTGATCATTATGTAACAAAAGTTGATCTTCTTGGTAGAGCAGGGCTTCTTAATCAAGccttagattttataaaagatatGCCAATTGAACCCACATCCGCTATTTGGGGAGCTCTGTTGGGTGCCTGTAGAATGCATAAGAATACTGAATTGGGGATTTTTGCTGGTGAACGTTGTATTGAGCTCGATCATACTGATTCAGGTCCTCACATTATTCTTTCGAATATTTATGCATCTATTGGTAGATTAAGTGATGTTGCAAGAGTCAGAAAAAGGATGAGAGAGATTGGGCTTGAGAAAGAACCTGGTAATAGTTGGGTGAAGATAGGGAATGCAGATCATGTGTTTGTAGCTAATGATGATGCTCACCCACTGAATGAGGAAATCCGTAAAATGTGGGCTAAGGTGAGTGAGAAGATTAAGCAGGATGGGTATGTTCCAGATACGAGCCATGTTCTAGCATTTACTGATCAACAGGAGAGGGAAGCTAGGCTGCAGGTTCACAGCGAGAAGTTAGCTTTAGCGTTTGCTCTTCTTAGTACACCTCCTGGTACAAGAATTCTGATACTAAAGAACATCAGAGTATGTGGAGATTGTCATTCTGCTATCAAGTTTGTGTCAAAAGTAATGCAGAGGGATATCATAGTGCGAGACACCAAAAGGTACCATCATTTCAGTGGTGGTAGTTGTTCATGTAAAGACTACTGGTAG
- the LOC113356692 gene encoding pentatricopeptide repeat-containing protein At3g24000, mitochondrial-like isoform X3 has translation MSGQLLLHRDYSHSRRWFRRLNMGLSSPCTIASISTSSNKGLSTSAFEAFFEDNEEGDASCIIQEKDYLRKSHNSKEGLYVLDLIDQGSIVPDHTLYNKMLKKCTDLGKLREGRMIHEHFLKSKFKSDVFTLNTIINMYTKCGSLNDAKKMFDEMPCKDMVTWTALISGYSQNERPEEALALFPQMIELGLKPNQFTFGSLLKASGSATTDTPGRQVHAFVVNCGYSSDVYVASSLVDMYARFDRIKEAQIVFDGMVSKNEVSWNALIAFHARKGEGKDALKLFWRMQREGFKPTHFTYASVFKACASTESLEQGKWIHAHMLKSGGKLIAFVGNTILDMYAKAGSIEDASKIFDRLESRDVVSWNSMLTGLAQHGKAREAVERFEEMLKIGVLPNYITFLCVLTACSHGGLVNEGLYYLELMKKYNVEPHVDHYVTKVDLLGRAGLLNQALDFIKDMPIEPTSAIWGALLGACRMHKNTELGIFAGERCIELDHTDSGPHIILSNIYASIGRLSDVARVRKRMREIGLEKEPGNSWVKIGNADHVFVANDDAHPLNEEIRKMWAKVSEKIKQDGYVPDTSHVLAFTDQQEREARLQVHSEKLALAFALLSTPPGTRILILKNIRVCGDCHSAIKFVSKVMQRDIIVRDTKRYHHFSGGSCSCKDYW, from the exons ATGTCCGGtcagcttcttcttcatcgaGATTATTCTCATTCGAGGCGTTGGTTCAGGAGATTAAACATG GGACTTTCTTCTCCGTGCACCATTGCATCCATATCCACGTCATCTAATAAAGGCCTAAGTACCTCTGCATTTGAAGCTTTCTTCGAAGACAATGAAGAGGGTGATGCATCTTGTATCATTCAAGAAAAAGACTACCTTCGCAAAAGCCACAACTCAAAAGAAGGTCTTTACGTTCTTGATCtcatcgaccaaggttccattgTACCTGATCATACACTCTATAATAAAATGCTTAAGAAATGCACCGATTTGGGAAAACTAAGAGAAGGCAGAATGATTCATGAGCATTTTCTCAAATCAAAATTCAAATCTGATGTTTTCACCCTTAATACCATCATTAATATGTATACAAAATGTGGTAGTTTGAATGATGCCAAGAAAATGTTTGATGAGATGCCTTGCAAAGATATGGTTACTTGGACTGCTCTAATTTCAGGATATTCTCAAAATGAGCGACCTGAAGAAGCTCTTGCATTGTTTCCTCAGATGATTGAGCTTGGATTGAAACCAAATCAGTTTACCTTCGGCAGCCTTCTGAAGGCTTCTGGATCAGCAACTACTGATACACCTGGTAGGCAGGTACATGCTTTTGTAGTAAATTGTGGTTACAGTTCAGATGTTTATGTGGCTAGTTCCCTTGTGGATATGTATGCTAGGTTTGATAGAATAAAAGAAGCTCAAATAGTGTTTGATGGAATGGTAAGTAAAAATGAAGTCTCTTGGAATGCATTAATTGCTTTTCATGCCAGAAAGGGTGAGGGAAAGGATGCTCTTAAGCTGTTTTGGAGGATGCAAAGAGAAGGTTTTAAACCTACCCATTTCACGTATGCAAGTGTGTTTAAGGCTTGTGCTAGTACTGAATCTTTAGAACAAGGAAAATGGATTCATGCTCATATGCTTAAGTCGGGAGGAAAGCTTATTGCTTTTGTTGGCAACACTATTCTTGACATGTACGCGAAGGCGGGTAGCATTGAGGACGCAAGCAAAATCTTCGATAGGTTGGAGAGCAGAGATGTTGTGTCATGGAATTCTATGCTTACCGGGCTTGCTCAACATGGGAAAGCGAGGGAAGCTGTTGAACGATTTGAAGAAATGCTTAAGATTGGAGTTCTGCCAAATTATATAACTTTCCTTTGTGTTCTTACGGCTTGCAGTCATGGCGGATTAGTGAATGAAGGGCTGTATTATCTTGAATTGATGAAGAAGTACAACGTGGAACCACATGTTGATCATTATGTAACAAAAGTTGATCTTCTTGGTAGAGCAGGGCTTCTTAATCAAGccttagattttataaaagatatGCCAATTGAACCCACATCCGCTATTTGGGGAGCTCTGTTGGGTGCCTGTAGAATGCATAAGAATACTGAATTGGGGATTTTTGCTGGTGAACGTTGTATTGAGCTCGATCATACTGATTCAGGTCCTCACATTATTCTTTCGAATATTTATGCATCTATTGGTAGATTAAGTGATGTTGCAAGAGTCAGAAAAAGGATGAGAGAGATTGGGCTTGAGAAAGAACCTGGTAATAGTTGGGTGAAGATAGGGAATGCAGATCATGTGTTTGTAGCTAATGATGATGCTCACCCACTGAATGAGGAAATCCGTAAAATGTGGGCTAAGGTGAGTGAGAAGATTAAGCAGGATGGGTATGTTCCAGATACGAGCCATGTTCTAGCATTTACTGATCAACAGGAGAGGGAAGCTAGGCTGCAGGTTCACAGCGAGAAGTTAGCTTTAGCGTTTGCTCTTCTTAGTACACCTCCTGGTACAAGAATTCTGATACTAAAGAACATCAGAGTATGTGGAGATTGTCATTCTGCTATCAAGTTTGTGTCAAAAGTAATGCAGAGGGATATCATAGTGCGAGACACCAAAAGGTACCATCATTTCAGTGGTGGTAGTTGTTCATGTAAAGACTACTGGTAG